GATCAACGCCGATGACGTGTGGTCCGAGTACGGCGTCACCGGCGAGGGCATCGTCGTGGCGCCCATCGACAGCGGTGCCGAGTTCGACCACTCGGCACTCGTCGACTCGTATCGGGGCAACCTCGGTGACGGACGCTTCGACCACGACTACAACTGGTTCGACCCCATGGCGGACTGCGCCGCTCCGTCGCTGGTGCCCTGCGACAACCACCGGCACGGCACCCACGTCACCGGCACGATGGTGGGCGAGGACGGTGCGGGCAATCAGATCGGCGTCGCGCCCGGTGCCCAGTGGATCGCCGCGAAGGGCTGCCTGTACCTCGGCTGCCCGGACGTCGGCCTGGTGGAGTCCGGGCAGTGGATGCTCGCACCCACGGACCTGGCCGGCGAGAATCCTCGCCCCGACCTGCGGCCGCACGTGATCAACAACTCCTGGGGCTCGCCCGGCGGCACGGTCCTCGACCCGTGGTACGACGAGATCAGCGCCGCCTGGACCGCTTCGGGCATCTTCGGTCTCTTCGCCAACGGCAATTCCGGTCCGGGCTGCACCACGTCGGGGGCGCCTGCGCACTCGCCCGAGTCTTACGCCGTCGGTGCCTACGCGGCGGACGGCGGCATCGCCGCGTTCTCCAGTCGGGGACCCGGGCCTGCGGGCGACATCCGTCCGAGCATCGCCGCACCGGGCGTCGCCGTCCGCTCCTCGGTCCTCCGGGGCGGCTACGCGAGCCTCAACGGCACCTCGATGGCCGCCCCGCACGTGGCGGGCGCGGTCGCGCTGGTGTGGTCGGCGGCGCCGAGCCTGGTCGGCGACATCGAGGGCACCCGGGCGCTGCTGGGCGCCACGTCGATCGACGTCGACGACACGAGCTGCGGCGGCACCGCCGCCGAGAACAACGTGTGGGGCGAGGGCATGCTCGACGTCCTGGCCGCCGTCGACGCGGCACCGCGCGCCGAGACGGGCGAGCTCACCGGCACCGTGACCGACGCGGACACCGGCGAGCCCCTCGGCGGCGCGAGGGTGACCATCGCGGGCCCGCAGCACCGGAGCATCGTCGTGGGGACGGATGGAACCTTCACCCGACGGCTGGCGGTGGGCGACTACACCGTCACCGGCTCGGCGTTCGGCTACGGCGAGGAGAGCGGCGCCGCGACCGTCGTCGCCGACGAGACCACCACGTTCGACACGGTCTTGACGATCCTCCCCACCCACGACGTGCGAGGCACGGTGTCGGACTCCCGTGGTGTGGTCCTCGACGGCATCGAGGTCGCGATCGGCCGAGGCGTGCTGCCGTCGGAGACCACCGGTCAGGACGGGGGATTCGTCTTCGAGTCGGTCCCGGAGGGCGCCTACGAGCTGTCCGCCACCGGATCGGGCTGCCTCGTTCCCGCCGCGAGGGAGGTGGTCGTCGCGGGCGACGCCGTGGTCGTCGACTTCACCCTGCCCGACGTGACGGACTCCCACGGCCACTTCTGTCGCGACGGCGGGGACGTCTTCATCGCCGGTGAGGACCGGCTCAGTCTCACCGGCTGGGACGCCGTGACGACCGTGACACTGCCGTTTCCCGTCGACTTCTATGGCGAGCAGTACAGCCGGGCCTTCGTCAGCTCCAACGGCGTCCTCAACTTCCTGGCGCCGTCGCCGGGCGGCGGCACCACCCCGCGGATACCCGCGGCTGCCGCGCCGAATGCCGTGGTGGCTCCCTTCTGGACCACGATCAACGTCGAGGCGACCGCAGGCGTCTACACCGGGCTTTCCGGGGAGCCGGGCGAGCGGGTGTTCGTCATCGAGTGGCGTGACGTACGACCGCTGAGCTTCGAGCCGGAACTGACCTTCGCCGTGCAGTTCCACGAGGCGGGCGGGATCGTCTTCTCCTATGCGGACCTGCCCGCCGACGACCCCGTCGCGCTGGGCCTGCGGACCACGGTCGGCATCGAGAACGCCGACGGGACCGACGGACTGCAGTACTCCTACCGCGCCCCGGTCCTGTCCTCGGGGACATCGATCCGCTTCGACACGCTCGACATCGCCGCGGGCTGATCGGCCGGACACCCAGGATGTCGCCTGCCGAGATGCGGCGTCTCGATTCCCGGGGATCGAGACGGACCTGACCCGGTAGCGGCGGCCGCACCGGATGATCGGCAGCGGGCGTCGGACGAAAACGATCGTCCGGCGCCCGCGTTCTCGCGTCAACAGCGCACGCGGAGACACCCGATGCGTGGACGTGCGGAATACCGCAGCGGTTGATGTTCGGCCCGCAAGGCAGCGGACTGCTCGATGTCGATTCTGTCCGCACCGCATCCGGATTCCCGGCGAAAGAATTCGAGCCGTAGAAAGAGGAAAGCGGCCAAGAGGGACGCTTCGCGATCTCTTTCCCGCCGCGCTCGGGCCAGAGTGGACAGTGTTTCCGGCATTCGGGTGAACGAATTGACCACATCTTCCCTACGCGATATCGGAAACCGTGAATCCGCTTCGGCGGCGCGTGCTCGGCAGGCCACAGGGCCGCCGGAGCTGTGGTATCCGCGATCGACGCTGGTCGAAGGGTGCAATGAACACGACTCCGGCGCCGATCCCATTATACCGGGAGATGATCTCCCCGGCCAGTTGACGAAGATCATGCCTGCGGTGCGAATCCGGCGTTGCCAGGCACGAGCGGCAGCCGCGATCGAGGGCTAGGGTCGTCGGTGTACGGCAGGTCGGCGGTGGTCGTACCCGGCGTGGTCGCCCCGGTGGCGACGCCGAATGGGGCACGCCTCTCCCCGTCGGATCGTCCGGCGATTCACCGTCATTCCGCCTGCTTCGCCGATGCCCGCACGGAACCGCGCGGGTGCCGGCTGCCTCGTACCGAATCGTTCTCCTTCGTGAGGAAGGCACCGCATTCATGGAGCTCGGCTTTCATCTCCCCATCTTCGACATCGACGGCGGCACCTCCGCCATCGCCGGTGAACTGGCCAGAGTCGGCACGGCGGCGGAGGCGTCCGGTGCAGTCTGGCTGTCCTTCATGGACCACTTCTTCCAGATCGAGCAGACCGGCCTGCCTGCGGAGTCGAACATGCTGGAGGGCTACACCGCACTGGGCTTCCTGGCCGCCCACACCACCACGATCGAGCTCGGGCTGCTCGTCACTGGGGTGACCTATCGGCATCCTGGCCTGCTAGCCAAGACCGTCACCACGTTGGACGTCCTGTCCGGCGGGCGTGCGGCACTGGGCATCGGTGCCGCGTGGTTCGAGCGCGAGCATCTCGGGCTGGGCGTGCCGTATCCGCCGGTGGCCGAACGGTTCGAGCGGCTGGAGGAGACGCTGCGCATCTGCGGGCAGATGTGGGACGCGGAGAACAACGGATCGTTCGAGGGCAGGCACTATCAGCTGGCCGAGACGATCTGCGCACCGCAGCCGATCCACCGGCCGAAGGTCCTCATCGGCGGCGGCGGGGAGCGCAAGACCCTGCGGCTGGTCGCGCAGTACGGCGACGCCTGCAACCTGTTCGCCTCCTCGACCGAGGAGGTCCGCCACAAGCTCGACGTGCTGCGACGGCACTGCGACGACGTGGGCCGGGACTACGACGAGATCCGAAAGACGATCCTCGCCTCGGGTCTCGAGCCGGACTCGGCCGCCCACGACGCATTCGTGCGGACGATGGCGGACTACGCCGAACTCGGCGTGCACACCGCCATCGTGACCCCGACGACCGGTTCACCTGCCGCCTGGATCGACGGCGTCGCACCCGTCGTGCCTCGGCTCGCCGAGCTGGGGGCGGCGAGGTCCTGAACCCGGTTCTGCGCGGGCGGGGCCGTCGCGGGGCGGCCCGCGTGCCCGGCCGAGCGGGTCCAATCGGGATCGGCCCGAGCACGGAGCGGACGGGCGGGACCGACACACGGCGGGATCGAGCGAGACGCTGATCCGGGTCCGGCCCGCTGCGGACGGCAGGCCGGGACGTCTGCGTATGGCGGGGTGAGTCCGCCTGCGAGACGACGGCGGCGGGCAGGAGGAGGGGCCTGCCCGCCGCCGAAGCGAAGGGTGGTGATCAGGAGGCGATCTGCGCCTCGATGTCGGCGGTGTAGGCGCCGACCCGCGTGTAGACGCCGGGGAAGCCTGCCTGGGCGCAGCCTCGGCCCCAGGAGGTCAGGCCGACCAGCACGCCGTCCACGACCAGCGGTCCGCCGGAGTCGCCCTGGCAGGCGTCGATGCCGCCCTCGGGATAACCAGCGCAGATCATCGAGTCGCTGCCGTAGGAGCTGCCGTAGGCGTCGGAGCAGGTGGCATCACTGGTCAGCGGGACCACCGCCTCCAGCAGGTACCGCGAGCTCGATCCGGTCTCCGTGGTGCCCCAGCCCAGGACCGTCGCGGAGTTGCCCTGCGCGTAGAGGGCGTCGTCGGCCGACGACGCCAGATCGATGGTCTCGTAGGGCAGCGAGGTCTCCAGCGTCAGCACCGCGACGTCCTCGCCCGAGGTCGCCGTGACGTAGTCCGGGTGCACCCAGATGTCGGTGACGCCGACGACCTCGCCTGCCGTGCCCTGCTTGTCCTCGCGGCCCGCGACCACGTCCACCGAAGACGGGCTGTCGCCGTCCACGCAGTGCGCGGCGGTGGCGACCTTGTCCGGGGCGACGAGCGCGCCGCCGCAGAACTGGAAACCCGTCGACGTGGCGAGGTAGACCGTGTACGGGTAGTCGTCGATGGACGCCCGCTCACCGCCGATCACCCGGGTCTCGATCGGGTCCGTGGCGGGGTCGTCGGCCGCCGTCGCGACGCCAAACCCGGTGACGCTGAGCGACACCGCCGCCAGTGATGCTCCGAGCAGCGTCCGCAGGCGAGGCAGGGTGATCGCCATGTGGTTCTCCTTCGTCTCATGTTCCTGGTCGAGCGCCTTTCACATCAACAGAGACGGTGAATCACTGACAATCGTCCGTTTGGGTTACCTAGCACCGATAGGGGGCCTCGAGAGTGGAACCGGTGACGGAAATGTCATCTGGGGCGAACGTGATCACCCGAAATATGTGCTCAGTGACGATTCCGATGCGAAGAGTGATCACAATGTGTCGTCCAGTGAGGACCGTCGCAGGTCCTTCGGCGCGACCGGCCAGACGCCGCACATTCCTCACTGAGCGTGATCAATCTTCGGGTTGATCGGCGCGGCCTGCCTGCGACGCGACGGGTGTCCGGCCGCCTCGTCCTCGTGCTGCGGACGGGCGAACGGGGCGCGTCCCGCGCGGTCCGCATGGGCTGCGCCCGGCCGACGCGGTCCGGTGCTTGCCCGCCGTCGACGCGACCGGTATCCAGAGACGATGGTCTCGATGACGGATACGGACGTCGCCAGGGCGCGAGCCCTCACCCTGGGCTGTGGTGAGGTCGTGCACCTCAACAACGCGGGGGCGGCGCTGCCGCCCGCGCCCGTCACCGACATCGTCGTGGAGCACCTGCGTGCCGAGGCGATGCGCGGCGGCTACGAGGCCGCCGAGGAGGCGGCCCCTCGCGTCGACGCCGTGTACCGGTCGATCGCCGCCCTGATCGGAGCCGAGACCGAGGACGTCTCGATCACCGACAGTGCCACCCGTGCCTGGCAGGCGGTGTTCTACTCGATCCCGTTCGTGCCGGGCGACCGCATCCTGACCTGCAAGGCCGATTACGCCAGCAATGCCATCGCGCTGTTGCAGACGGCGCGGCGGACCGGCGCCGAGATCGAGGTCGTCGCCGACGACGAGAGCGGCCAAGTCGATGTCGAGGACCTCCGCCGCAGGCTCGACGGCCGCGTCCGACTGATCACCATGACCCACGTCCCGACCCAGGGCGGCCTGGTCAATCCGGCCGAGCAGGTCGGCGAGATCGCCGAGGAGGCGGGCATCCCCTTCCTCCTCGACGCCTGCCAGTCCGCTGGTCAGCTCGAACTCGACGTCGCCCGGCTGCGCTGCGACGCGCTGAGCGCCACCGGCCGCAAGTATCTGCGCGGCCCGCGCGGCACCGGCTTCCTCTACACCAGCCCGCGACTGCGGAAGAAGCTCGAACCGGCGGTGCTCGACCTGCACTCGGCGACGTGGACGGCGCCCGACGCCTACCAGGTGCACGAGGACGGCAGGCGGTTCGAACTCTGGGAGAAGAACGTCGCTGCAGTACTGGGACTCGGTGCGGCGGTGGACCACGCGTTGTCCTGGGGCCTGGACGCCATCGAAGAGCGGGTGAGCGGGCTGGCCGCAGGCCTGCGCACCGCGTTGGCGGACATTCCCGGCGTCACCGTCCATGATCAGGGGGTGCGCCGCTGCGGGATCGTCACCTTCAGCCTCGCGAGCCTGCCGTCGGCTCGGCTGCGGCGGCTGCTCGGCGCGGAGAACATCAACACGAGTCTGTCGCGGCGTGAGTCCGCCCAGCACGACTTCACCGCGCGCGACCTGCCGGAGATGATCAGGGCGTCGGTGCACTACTACAACACCGAGGACGAGCTGAGCAGGCTCGTCGACGCGGTGGCGCGGTCGTCGAGGCGCCGGGCGGGCTGAGGCGTTCTTCCCGCGCGCCCGGCGTCCGGCACCCCTGGTCCGGCACCCGGGCAGGTCGCCCGCTGGACTTGGCTCGCGTCACCGAGGATCGGCGGCGACGGGCGGGCCCTGCGTTGCGAGGTGCGCGGCGAGTCGGGCCCGGAACTCGTCGAGATCGCCGACGACCTCCTCGACGCGGTCGGCGTGTCGATGCAGGTCGAGGTATCGGGCGCCGATCGCGTCCGGATCGCCGTCGCCCGCGCCCGCCGCGATGCGGGTGCCGATCGTCACGGTGGCGACGTGGACGCCGTGTGGTGCCAGCTCCTCGTGCAGGGTGTGTGCCCAGTTCCGCAGGCCCGCCATGGCGAGTCCGACATTGGCCAGGATCGGCACGGGCTCGCTGGCGGAGATCCCGGTGGTCAGCAGCACGGTCCCGGCCCCCTTGGCGAGCATGTCGGGTAGCACCCGGCCGACGGCGGTGATCGCCCCGAGCACGTGCAACGCGAACTGCGCGGCGGCGGACTCCACGGTGGTCTCGGCGGCCGAGGTGATGCTCCCCGTCGGACTGGGGCTGTACTCCAGCACGTCGATCTCGCCGAGGGCGTCCTTCGCGGCGGTCAGGGCGTCGGCCAGCGATGCCCGGTCCAGGATGTCCGCCGGGAAGGCCCGCGCGGTGACGCCCCGCGCCTGAAGCTGCGCCGTCAGCTCGGCCAGCGTGGCGGGATTCCGGGCGATCAGCCCGACCCGGAACCCCTCGGCTCCGAAGGCCCGTGCGACGCCCATGCCCAGCCCCGGGCCCGCCCCGACGATCACCAAGGTCTTGCTCATCACCGCTCCGATCACTTCAGGACGTCAGGGGATGACGGCTCCGACGTCGACACTTACGCTTTGTGCGTAGCAGCATCGTTTGTCATCGAGGGTCCAGCCACAAGACGGCACATTCATGTCAGTCACGAACACGGAGGTGACCATTGGCCGCCACCAGCGACTCGGCGGCGACGCGACGCGCGTTGCCGTCCTCGCCATGGCCGGAGCCGGGCACGGCAGAGCCCGCCGAGGAGGTCTGCCGCCAGGTGCTCTCGATCCTCGGCAGGGTGGGTGACAAGTGGAGCGTGCTGGTGATCGGCGCGCTGGCGGAGGGAACCCTCCGCTTCGGCGAGCTGCATCGCACCGTCACGGGCATCTCGCAGCGGATGCTGACCCTGACCCTGCGCCAGCTCGAACGCGACGGGCTGCTCACACGCACCGTCTACGCGAGCGTCCCGCCCAGGGTGGACTATGCGCTTACCGGACTCGGCGAGACGCTGCTCGACGCGGTGATCGGACTCTCCGACTGGGCCAGGGACCACCGCGTGGAGATCAACGAGAACCGCAGCCGCTACGACGAGGGGACGACGGGCCCGAGCAGCGACGCGGGTACGGCTCGGCGGTCGACGCTGCCGGAGCATCGGATAGCAGGCATGGGATAGCGGCATCGGACAGCCGGGACGCGAGTGCCGCCGCAGGCCGCAGGCCTACTACTCGTCATGCCTGCCGGTCGGCAGTTCCGAGGACTGCCGGAACTCGTGTTTCGTGGCCGACCTGATCTATGCCGACGTGATCTGTTCCGCACGCACTCCGACCGGCTCCTCTTCGCAAACCGGCTGGGTCGGTCTCACGCCGAGGCGCTGTCCGGTCCGGCTCCGCGAGGTCGAGTCTGCGGCGCGGCCCCGGTGCCCTCGGCTGAGCCGGACCGGCACACCGAGGTGGGGGAGGTGCTCGGACAGATCGTTCTTCCCCGCACGTTCGGAGAAGAAGGCAGCGAGTACAGCGCTGACATGATCACCGACCACCTCCCCCTGATCGCTACCCGATCAGTCCCAGTCCAGCGCCCCGCCGGTCTGGTACTCGTTCACCCGCGTCTCGAAGAAGTTCTTCTCCTTCTTGAGGTCGATCATCTCCGACATCCACGGGAAGGGGTTCTCCGTCGCCGGAAACACCGGCTCCAGACCGAGCTGTACGCAGCGTCGGTTGGTGATGAAGTGCATGTACTGCTCGCAGGCGTCGGCGTTGATGCCGAGCACGCCCCTGGGCATCGTGTCGTGGCCGTAGGCCACCTCCAGCTCACAGGCCTCGACGAGCATCCGCCGCACCTCGTCCTGGAACTCCTCGGTCCACAGCCGAGGGTTCTCGATCTTGATCTGGTTGATGGCGTCGATGCCGAAGTTCAGGTGGATCGACTCGTCCCGCAGGATGTACTGGTACTGCTCGGCGATGCCGACCATCTTGTGCCGCCTGCCCAGCGAGAGGATCTGGGCGAAGCCGGTGTAGAACCACATGCCCTCGAAGATCACGTAGAAGGCCACCAGGTCCCGCAGGAAGGCCTGGTCGGCCTCGAAGGTCCCGGTGCGGAACTCCGGGTCCTCCAGGTTGCGGGTGTACTCCAGTGCCCACGCCGCCTTCGCGGTGATCGAGGGCACCTCCCGGTACATGTTGAACAGTTCGCCCTCGTCCAGGCCGAGGCTCTCGCAGATGTACTGGAAGGTGTGCGTGTGCACGGCCTCCTCGAACGCCTGGCGGAGCAGGTACTGCCTGCACTCCGGGTTGGTGAGCTGCCGGTACACCGCCAGCACGATGTTGTTCGCGACCAGCGACTCCGAGGTGGCGAAGAAGCCCAGATTGCGCTTGATCATCCGACGCTCGTCGTCGGTCAGCCCGTCGGCGGACTTCCACAGCGCGATGTCGGCCTGCATGGAGACCTCGGTGGGCATCCAGTGGTTGTTACAGCCCGCGAGGTACTTCTCCCAGGCCCAGCGGTACTTCAGCGGCAGCAGCTGATTGACGTCTGCCCTGGCGTTGATCATCGCCTTGTCGTCGACGTCGACCCGGCCGCCCTGGCGGTCGATCTCGCCGAGGCCGCTGCCCTCGACGGGGGCGGTGCGCTGCGTCTCGACTCCGGTCATCGGTCTGCTCCGTTGCGCTCGTGTTCGGTGGCGGCCCTGCTGCCGGGCCCCGTGCCTGCTCCGGCGGTCGGCCGGGTGATCGGGTGCGTCCTGGTCACTGGCAGGCCTCGCAATCCGGCTCGTCGATCGCGCAGGCCGCCGCCGAGATGGCGACGGGAACCTCGGCCGCCGGGACGGGCGTCGGTGCTGGTCCGCCCGCCTGGACCGCGTTGAGCCTGCCGTCGGTGCCCTGCAACGTGCTCTTCTCCACGTGGGTGGCGCTCTGCGCCCGCAGGTAGTACGTGGTCTTCAGGCCGGAGCGCCAGGCCAGCCGGTACAGGGTGTCGAGCTTGCGGCCGCTGGGCTCGGCCAGGTAGAGGTTCAGCGACTGCGCCTGGTCGAGCCACTTCTGCCTGCGGGAGGCGGCCAGCACCAGCCACTTCGGGTCGATCTCGAACGCCGTGGCGTAGAGCGAGCGCAGCTCCGCGGGCACGCGGCCGATCGCGCCCAGCCTGCCGTCGTGACGCTTCAGGTCGGCGATCATCTGCTCGTCCCACAGACCCCGCTCCTTCAGCGCGGCCACCAGATGCGGGTTGACCACGGTGAAGTCGCCGGACATGTTCGACTTCACGAACAGGTTCTGATACTGCGGCTCGATGGACTGGCTCACGCCGCAGATGTTGGCGATGGTCGCGGTCGGCGCGATGGCCATCACGTTCGAATTGCGCATTCCGACGGTGCGGACCCGTTCGCGCAGGGACTGCCAGTCCATCGTGGACGTCGTGTCCATGACCAGGTCGCCGCTCTGCCGCTGCTCGGCCAGCAGGGCGATCGAGTCGATGGGCAGCACGCCCCGGCTCCACAGCGAGCCCGCGTAGGACTCGTAGCTGCCGCGCTGCGCCGCCAGCTCGCTGGACGCGGCGATGGCGTGGTAGCTGATCTCCTCCATGCTGCGGTCGGCGAAGGCCACCGCCTCATCGGAGGCGATCGGCAGACCGAGCTGGAACAGGGCGTCCTGGAAGCCCATCATGCCCAGGCCGACCGGGCGGTGCCGCAGGTTCGACCGTCGTGCCTCGGGGATCGTGTAGAAGTTCACGTCGATGACGTTGTCCAGCATCCGCACGGCGGTGGTGACGGTGGCGGCCAGCCGCTCCCGATCCAGCTCCAGCCGTCCGTCGGGGCCGGGGCGCAGGTGCTCGGCCAGGTTGACCGACCCGAGGTTGCAGACGGCGACCTCGTCGGCGGAGGTGTTCAGCGTGATCTCGGTGCACAGGTTCGACGAGTGCACCACGCCGATGTGCTGCTGCGGCGAGCGCAGGTTGCACGGGTCCTTGAAGGTGATCCACGGGTGGCCGGTCTCGAACAGCATGGTCAGCATCCGCCGCCACAGCTCGACGGCCCGGACCCGGCGGAAGACCCTGATCTCACCCCGGTCGGCGGCCCGCTCGTACTCCCGGTACCGCTCGGCGAACGCGGTGCCGTAGAGGTCGTGCAGGTCGGGGACCTCGTCGGGGGAGAACAGCGTCCACTGGTCGTCGGCCTCGACGCGGCGGAGGAACTCGTCGGGAACCCAGTTCGCCGTGTTCATGTCGTGGGTGCGGCGCCGGTCGTCGCCGGTGTTCTTGCGCAGGTCGAGGAACTCCTCGACATCGACGTGCCAGGTCTCCAGGTAGGCGCAGACCGCACCGAGCCGCTTGCCGCCCTGGTTCACGGCCACCGCCGTGTCGTTGGCGATCTTCAGGAAGGGGACGACGCCCTGCGAGCTGCCGTTGGTGCCCTTGATGTGCGCGCCGAGGCCGCGGACCGGCGTCCAGTCGTTGCCGAGTCCGCCCGCGTACTTCGACAGCATGGCGTTGTTGCGGATGCCGTGGAAGATCCCGCTCAGGTCGTCCTCGACGGTGGTGAGGAAGCAGGACGAGAGCTGCGGTCGGGTGGTGCCCGAGTTGAACAGCGTCGGGGTGGAGCACATGAAGGCGAAGGTGGACAGCAGCTCGTAGAACTCGATCGCCCGCGCCTCGCGCTCGTCCTCGCGCAGTGCCAGGCCCATCGCGACGCGCATGAAGAACATCTGCGGCAGTTCGAACCGCACGCCGCCGCTGTGCTGGAGGTAGCGGTCGTAGAGCGTCTGGAGGCCGAGGAACTGGAAGTCCCGATCGCGCTCCGGGCGCAGCGCGGCGGCGATCCGGCCGAGGTCGAAGTCGGCGAGGGTCGGGTCGAGCAGGTCCAGGGCGATGCCGCGCCGCACGAAGGCCTCGAAGGCGGCCGGGTAACTCGCCGCGACCGCCTCGGGGCTCGCGTCGGGCACGGGGCGGCCGAGGAAGGTCAACGCCTCGGCACGCAGCTTCTCCAACAGCAGCCGGGCGGCCACCTGCGAGTAGTGCGGCTCGATCTCGACCATGCTGCGGGCGGCCATGATCTGGGCCAGCGCCAGCTCGTCGGCGTCGATGCCGTCGTAGAGGTTGCGCACCGTCTCGTCGAGGACGGTCTGCGCGGTGACGCCTGCCAGCCCGGCACACGCCTCGTGCACGGTCGCGGCGAGCCGTTCGACGTCGAGTGGAGCGAGAGCGCCGTCCGCGTCCTTGACCCGGATCACCCGATCGGGAAGTTCAAGCGGCGCGGGAGCGGCGGAGGCGGGAATCCCCTCGGCGATCGCGCGGCGATCTGCCTGAACGGGTCGTGCTGGTCGGAGTGACTCGACGGTCACGGTGGTCTCCTCGTAGCCGGGGCGGCATCGGTTCACCCCCGAGGAGGAGCGCGCGGCAGCACGCGGACCTGCCGATGGCATGATCCGTCGCTGTCCACACGGCCCACCCTCGAGGCCTCGGACGGCGTGCTCGGTGGCACGCGCCGATGGCAGGTCTTCGGACTCACGGGCTTCCGGCGAGGTGGGACTCGCCGGTCCTACGGCCGTCACTTCCCGAGAGACCGAGGTCTCCTAGTGTGTGCACCGTCCGGTATGGACGGCGACGGCCTTCGTTCCCGTTCACCGCTGCGGGGCAGTCCCGGACTCGCACCGGGTTCCCTGTCTCCTCGTCATGACACCGGCAGGCGCCCTGACGAACCATCAGCGGGGGTGAGACTACATGTTGGGGTCGGTGCTTTGTCTCACCCCAACATCCTGGCGTGTTCCCGACTGTGGTCGGCTAGGGTGACTCGCCGAGAACGAGGCGATCACAGGGTGACCGGGCCGACCGGGAGGGTGACGCGACCCGGTTCTTAGTGAAAACTGCTCTCATCAGAGTGGGCGTCCTTCTCGAGAGGAGAGCCGTGGACGGGGCAACGGAAGCCGAATCGGGCAGACACCGCAGCAGAGCCCGTCGCCGCCGCCGCGTCGTGCTGGGCATCACCTCGGCGCTGCTGGTCGTGCTCGCCGCGTCGGCCTGGGCAGTGCGCCAGGACGTCGGCGGCGGATACAGCGAGGCAGGGAGCAGACTCCGGGTCGTGACCACGACGAACTTCCTCACCGACGCCGTCGGTGAGATCGGCGGCACCGACATCGAGCTGACCGGGCTGATGGGCAGCGGCGTCGACCCGC
The Actinoalloteichus fjordicus DNA segment above includes these coding regions:
- a CDS encoding winged helix-turn-helix transcriptional regulator, with translation MAATSDSAATRRALPSSPWPEPGTAEPAEEVCRQVLSILGRVGDKWSVLVIGALAEGTLRFGELHRTVTGISQRMLTLTLRQLERDGLLTRTVYASVPPRVDYALTGLGETLLDAVIGLSDWARDHRVEINENRSRYDEGTTGPSSDAGTARRSTLPEHRIAGMG
- a CDS encoding S8 family serine peptidase → MFTAVAALIAATAVPSVAQQPDEHGAQPASIDADVLAAFAQQDSADVWIVLDDQADLSAAAGVADWAERGQAVVDTLRGHAERTQADAVALLTESDADFTPYWISNRILVRDASESLADSIATVPGVERVALPTELAVPEPTETTENTPADTVEWGIESINADDVWSEYGVTGEGIVVAPIDSGAEFDHSALVDSYRGNLGDGRFDHDYNWFDPMADCAAPSLVPCDNHRHGTHVTGTMVGEDGAGNQIGVAPGAQWIAAKGCLYLGCPDVGLVESGQWMLAPTDLAGENPRPDLRPHVINNSWGSPGGTVLDPWYDEISAAWTASGIFGLFANGNSGPGCTTSGAPAHSPESYAVGAYAADGGIAAFSSRGPGPAGDIRPSIAAPGVAVRSSVLRGGYASLNGTSMAAPHVAGAVALVWSAAPSLVGDIEGTRALLGATSIDVDDTSCGGTAAENNVWGEGMLDVLAAVDAAPRAETGELTGTVTDADTGEPLGGARVTIAGPQHRSIVVGTDGTFTRRLAVGDYTVTGSAFGYGEESGAATVVADETTTFDTVLTILPTHDVRGTVSDSRGVVLDGIEVAIGRGVLPSETTGQDGGFVFESVPEGAYELSATGSGCLVPAAREVVVAGDAVVVDFTLPDVTDSHGHFCRDGGDVFIAGEDRLSLTGWDAVTTVTLPFPVDFYGEQYSRAFVSSNGVLNFLAPSPGGGTTPRIPAAAAPNAVVAPFWTTINVEATAGVYTGLSGEPGERVFVIEWRDVRPLSFEPELTFAVQFHEAGGIVFSYADLPADDPVALGLRTTVGIENADGTDGLQYSYRAPVLSSGTSIRFDTLDIAAG
- a CDS encoding ribonucleotide-diphosphate reductase subunit beta codes for the protein MTGVETQRTAPVEGSGLGEIDRQGGRVDVDDKAMINARADVNQLLPLKYRWAWEKYLAGCNNHWMPTEVSMQADIALWKSADGLTDDERRMIKRNLGFFATSESLVANNIVLAVYRQLTNPECRQYLLRQAFEEAVHTHTFQYICESLGLDEGELFNMYREVPSITAKAAWALEYTRNLEDPEFRTGTFEADQAFLRDLVAFYVIFEGMWFYTGFAQILSLGRRHKMVGIAEQYQYILRDESIHLNFGIDAINQIKIENPRLWTEEFQDEVRRMLVEACELEVAYGHDTMPRGVLGINADACEQYMHFITNRRCVQLGLEPVFPATENPFPWMSEMIDLKKEKNFFETRVNEYQTGGALDWD
- a CDS encoding LLM class F420-dependent oxidoreductase; protein product: MELGFHLPIFDIDGGTSAIAGELARVGTAAEASGAVWLSFMDHFFQIEQTGLPAESNMLEGYTALGFLAAHTTTIELGLLVTGVTYRHPGLLAKTVTTLDVLSGGRAALGIGAAWFEREHLGLGVPYPPVAERFERLEETLRICGQMWDAENNGSFEGRHYQLAETICAPQPIHRPKVLIGGGGERKTLRLVAQYGDACNLFASSTEEVRHKLDVLRRHCDDVGRDYDEIRKTILASGLEPDSAAHDAFVRTMADYAELGVHTAIVTPTTGSPAAWIDGVAPVVPRLAELGAARS
- a CDS encoding SDR family NAD(P)-dependent oxidoreductase, whose translation is MSKTLVIVGAGPGLGMGVARAFGAEGFRVGLIARNPATLAELTAQLQARGVTARAFPADILDRASLADALTAAKDALGEIDVLEYSPSPTGSITSAAETTVESAAAQFALHVLGAITAVGRVLPDMLAKGAGTVLLTTGISASEPVPILANVGLAMAGLRNWAHTLHEELAPHGVHVATVTIGTRIAAGAGDGDPDAIGARYLDLHRHADRVEEVVGDLDEFRARLAAHLATQGPPVAADPR
- a CDS encoding aminotransferase class V-fold PLP-dependent enzyme, encoding MTDTDVARARALTLGCGEVVHLNNAGAALPPAPVTDIVVEHLRAEAMRGGYEAAEEAAPRVDAVYRSIAALIGAETEDVSITDSATRAWQAVFYSIPFVPGDRILTCKADYASNAIALLQTARRTGAEIEVVADDESGQVDVEDLRRRLDGRVRLITMTHVPTQGGLVNPAEQVGEIAEEAGIPFLLDACQSAGQLELDVARLRCDALSATGRKYLRGPRGTGFLYTSPRLRKKLEPAVLDLHSATWTAPDAYQVHEDGRRFELWEKNVAAVLGLGAAVDHALSWGLDAIEERVSGLAAGLRTALADIPGVTVHDQGVRRCGIVTFSLASLPSARLRRLLGAENINTSLSRRESAQHDFTARDLPEMIRASVHYYNTEDELSRLVDAVARSSRRRAG
- a CDS encoding S1 family peptidase, which codes for MAITLPRLRTLLGASLAAVSLSVTGFGVATAADDPATDPIETRVIGGERASIDDYPYTVYLATSTGFQFCGGALVAPDKVATAAHCVDGDSPSSVDVVAGREDKQGTAGEVVGVTDIWVHPDYVTATSGEDVAVLTLETSLPYETIDLASSADDALYAQGNSATVLGWGTTETGSSSRYLLEAVVPLTSDATCSDAYGSSYGSDSMICAGYPEGGIDACQGDSGGPLVVDGVLVGLTSWGRGCAQAGFPGVYTRVGAYTADIEAQIAS